The genomic interval aattactaatatcaggaataaaacaggGAATATCACTACAGATCCTGCACACATGAAACCATAATAATGGAATACTGAAAACAactctacacacataaatttgatTACTTAGATGAAACCGACCAATGcctcaaaaaacacaaactaccaaaatccAACCAATATGAGATACATAATTTGATTAGCCCCACAACTATTaaggaaaacaattttgtaaTTTGAATGCTCCCCCAACAGCAATCTTTTGGCCCAGATGTTTTCACTGAAGAATCCCACCAAACACCGAAAAAATTAACACTGTTACctaatctcttctagaaaaacagaagaggaaggaacacttccaaattcattttctgAAGCTAGTATTACTCTaatatcaaaaccaaacaaaacagtgCTGAAAGAGAAACcgacaggccaatatctctcatgaaggtagatttttaaatccttaataaaatattagcaaatagaattgaGCAATGTATATAAAGAATTGtaaaccatgaccaagtggggtttatttcaggaatgcaagacTGGTTCAATACTTGACAATCCATCAACGTAACCCAccatattaacaggctaaagaagaaaaatcacacaaacaattcaattgatacagaaaaaaatatttgacaaaattcaatacccattcaggttaaaaaaaaaagtctcagaaaaatagagaggggaatttcctcaacttgataaagatcatctaccaaaaaaccccaaaaaaaccctgCAGCTAATTCATACTTAATGTTAAAAGATGAAATGCTTTCCCCCAAGACCCAGAACAAAGCGAGCCTGCCCGccctcaccactcttattcaatatagtGCTAGAAGTTATAAtcagtgcaataaggcaaaaaagggaaatgaaaggaTACAGactggaaaaatgaaataaaactgtccctattcaCAGGcaacatgattgtctacatagaaattTCCAaagaacctaccaaaaaaaataaaaaataaaacacctagaaataGTAAGTCAGTTCAACAAGGTCATAGAATACAAGatgaacatacaaaaatcaactgtacttctgTATGCTAGCAACGCACATGTgaacaccaaaattaaaaatacaataccatttacaatcactcaaagaatgaaatgcttaaatgtaaatctaacaaaatatgtgcaggacatatatgctgaaaattataaaacattcatgaaaagaatcaatgaaaatttaaataaatggagatacatACACAGGTGTccatggattggaaaactcaacgtagtaaagatgtcaattctcctcaaattaaTATATGGCTCTAACACAATTCCTATGAAAATCCCAGAAAGATTTTTTTGCagatatagacaagattattctaaaatttatatggaaagacaaaggaattagaatagctaaaacagttttgaaaaagaataaaattgaaggAAAGGGTCTACCTATATTCAAGACTTATTCCATAGTAATCAAGACTATGGTGTTGGAGGAGGGATAGACACattgatcagtggaacagaatagagaatccagaaatagacatACACAAATATGcctaactgatttttgacaaagatgcaaaaccAATTCAATGGAGGAAGCATAGCCTTTCCAGCAAATGatgctggagcaattggacaaccacaggcaaaagaatgaaccTTGGCTTAAGCCTCAAACTTtgcatgaaaataaacacaaaacagatCACAGATTTCAATTTAAAacccaaaactgtaaaacttttagtaaaaaaaaaaaaaaaaaaaggacaaattctttGGTATCTAGAGTTAGACAAAGAGTTCTTGACGCCAAAACCATGACTTAGAGAGGAAAAAATtcataaattggacttcattgaaatttaaaacttttgctctgagaAACACcaagagatgaaaagacaagttacaatgtgggagaaaatacttgcaaaacacatatcCAACAAAGAACAAGTATCTAGAATATAGAAAGGGGTCTCAAAACTCAGCGGTAAAAAACAGTCCAGTTATAAAACGGGCAAACGATGTAAAGATTTTACCCAAGAGGATACAGCACAGATGGCAAATGGGCACGTGAAAAGATGAACATGATTAGCCaccagggaaacacaaattaaaaccagtgacagatgctcaacatcactaattattagagaaatgcaaatcaaaactacaatgaggtatcacctcactcctattagaatgggcatcatcagaaaatctacaaacaacaaatgctggagagggtgtggagaaaagggaaacctcttgcactgttggtgggaatgtaaattgatacagccactatggagaacaatatggaggttccttaaaaaactaaaaatagaattaccatatgccccagcaatcccactactgggcatatacccagagaaaaccgtaattcaaaaagacatatgcacccgaatgttcattgcagcactatttacaatagccaggtcatggaagcaacctaaatgcccatcaacagatgaatggataaagaagatgtggtacatatatacaatggaatattaattactcagccataaaaaggaacgaaattgagtcatttgttgagacgtggatggatctagagactgtcatacagagtgaagtaagtcagaaagagaaaagcaaatatcgtatattaatgcatgtatgtggaacctagaaaaatggtacagatgagccagtttgcagggcagaagttgagacacagatgtagagaatggacatatggacacgaaggggggaaaactgcggtgaggtggggatggtggtgtgctgaattgggcgattgggattgacatgtatacactgatgtgtataaaattgatgcctaataagaacctgcagtataaaaaaacaaacaaaacaactaatactaaactttcattgggttatttgtatggaaatatgttaatataaatgtttcagacattacatgaaatttctaaaaaacaaaaacaaaaaaacaaaaaaaaaagccacagtgACATGTCActacacatctatcagaatgactaaaaataaaaaaattatgacaacaccaaatgctggtgaggatgcagagaaacaggATACCGCGTACCCTGCTGCTGAGAATGCACaatggtacaaccactctggaaaacagctgcttaaaaaactaaacatacacttaTAATATGACTCAgaaattgcactcctgggcatttttttcccagagaaatgaagacttgtGCTCACACAAAAAACCTGtatatggatgtttatagcagagGTTGTAACaacctcaaactggaaacaacccagatgtccttcaacaggtgaatggttaaatgaACTACAGTACATCCATATcctggaatactacttagcaataaaaacgACTGAAGTTTTGATATATGTAAAAACTTGGACAAATGTccactttcctcatttgtaacaaGGAGGAGGTTGTCTCAAGAGCCTTCCTGTTTGGGAATTCAAGATAGAGATGAGCAGAGTGGGGCAGGGTGAGAGCATATTTGAAAGAGCTtagggattttattttactttattctattttattttttagaacttttAGAGATTCAAAATAATCAGAAGGAAGTGGCTTGATGAAGGCCAGCTGTCGTGCTTCATGGGAGCCCATTTTGGAAGCTGGGAACCCAGGAGAAGGGGAGTTTAGGGTAGGTGCATTCTGTTGGCACAAGACGAAGTCTGCTCAGCTGTAGTGAACTTTAAGGTTGTTGCTTTCTCACACTGAGATGGGACAGGGTGGATTTGAGGCCTAAACTGAAAGGATTCTGTGTTCCCAGGACCATAAAGAAATATCTTTGCTCTGATACACAAAATTAAGTGTTCATCAGTCAAGGCAACTAAAGAACTGGAGAGAGCCACATTGCCTCCTGAACACTGGGAGCAATGGGAAGTCCAGTGTCAGAGCACATTCAGCTGGTGTAACAGTATTTGTCATGTGATTCTCAAGCACGACCAGTGTCTGCATTGTGTTCAGGCTAGGAAGTGAAGTAAGCAGTTAAGAGTCCACGAGCCCCTTTCTCTGTGGAATCACCATGGCGGCTGGGACCCTGTACACATATCCTGAGAACTGGAGGGCCTTCAAGGCCCTCATTGCCGCTCAGTACAGCGGGGCTCAGGTCCACGTGCTCTCCGCACCACCCCACTTCCATTTTGGCCAAACCAACCGCACCCCCGAATTTCTCCGTAAATTTCCTGCTGGCAAGGTTCCAGCCTTTGAGGGTGACGATGGATTCTGTGTGTTCGAGAGCAATGCCATTGCCTACTATGTGGGCAACGAGGAGCTGCGGGGAAGTACTCCCGAAGCAGCAGCCCAGGTGGTGCAGGGGGTGAGCTTTGCTGATAGCGACATAGTTCCCACAGCCAGTACCTGGGTGTTCCCCACCTTGGGCATCATGCACCACAACAAGCAGGCCACAGAGAATGCAAAGGAGGAGGTGAGGCGAATTCTGGGGCTCCTGGATGCTCACCTGAAGACAAGGACTTTTCTGGTGGGCGAACGTGTGACGCTGGCTGACATCACAGTTTTCTGCACCGTGTTGTGGCTTTATAAACAGGTTCTGGAGCCTTCTTTCCGCCAGGCCTTCCCTAATACAAACCGCTGGTTCCTCACCTGCATTAACCAGCCCCAGTTCCGGGAGGTCTTGGGGGAGGTGAAACTCTGTGAGGAAATGGCCCAATTTGACGCTAAAAAGTTTGCAGAGAGCCAGCCTAAGAAAGACATCCCACGGAAAGAGAAAGCTTCTCGAGAAGAGAAGCAgaagccccaggctgagcagaaagaggagaagaagacAGCTGCCCCTGCTACTGAGGAGGAGCTGGATGAATGTGAGCAGGCACTGGCTGCTGAGCCGGAGGCCAAGGATCCCTTTGCTCACCTGCCCAAGAGTACCTTTGTGTTGGATGAATTTAAGCGCAAGTACTCCAACGAGGACACACTCTCCGTGGCGCTGCCGTACTTTTGGGAGCACTTTGATAAAGATGGCTGGTCCCTGTGGTACTCCGAGTACAGCTTCCCTGAAGAGCTCACCCAGACCTTCATGAGCTGCAACCTCATCACTGGAATGCTCCAGCGACTGGACAAACTGAGGAAGAATGCCTTTGCCAGTGTCATTCTGTTTGGAACCAACAATAGCAGCTCCATTTCTGGAGTCTGGGTCTTCTGAGGCCAGGAGCTTGCCCTTCCGCTGAGTCCAGATTGGCAGGTGCACTATGAGCCACACACATGGCAGAAACTGGATCCCAGCAGCGAGGAGACCCAGACGCTGGTTCGAGAATACTTTTCCTGGGATGGGGCCTTCCAGCATGTGAGCAAAGCCTTCAATCAGGGCAAGATCTTCAAGTGAACATCTCTTGCCATCGCCTAGCTGCCTGCACCTGCCCTTCAGGGAGAATGGGGGTCACTAAAGGAAACTGAACATTGAACCCTTTCCTGCCCTGCCTCCTTTGTGGGTGATGGCTTCTTCAAAGGGGAGTAGATATGTTGAAGCAGGGTGTTGTCTATACCTGCAGGACCTCCCTGTGTAGGAGAGGTCTTCAGAAGAGCAGAAAGAGAGGCCTCTcctcagttttgattttttttttaattgccttgcCTCTCCTGTGATGACCATCTTCTAGCCTAGCTGGGAGAGATTGGATGTAGTTAGGAGGTGGTGACACGGGGCTTTGTAACTACCTAACTCCAGACCTTCCCGCATGAAGGGGAAGAATACCTGCCGATGCGGTGAGAGCACAGCATGCAGAGCGACTTAACACTACTTCCCGCAACTGCCCTGTGAGGTAGGGCAGCAGCGAGAAGAGACTCCTTGGAACAGATACTGGCCTGTGGCCCCTAACCTGGCTGCGGATCATCTCTGGGGTATCCGTACTTTCTAACAAGGAAGTGGGGTTCAGAGATTCAAGCAACTTGCCTGTGATCACACATCTTAGGTGGTGGAGACAGGATTTTGAACCCAGTGGGTGTCACTGGAGCCTGTACCCTAAACACGCCCTAGCGcttcctgcaaaaaaaaaaaaaaaaaaaagtccacgaAAACCTCCACAGGCTCAGTTGCTGCACATAACGCACAAAGGCGGGATTTTACAGCCGGGACAGGAACCCCGCTAAAACCAGAAGCACCCGTTGCTATGGCGTCTAATGGGGGCATATGTAGGGTCTCCCAACAGCCAATCGTAGTGCCAGGCGTGTTTAGGAGGCGTAGCCGTGGAGAGACAGTGGCCAATGGCAGAGAGGGCCGTGAATAGAGTGAGGGCAACCGTGGGTGAGGGGAACAGAGTACAGCCGCCAGGGGAGACTGAGGAGCTCTAGCCAGTTGGGTGGTTAGACTGTTGACGTGAACTGTAGCAGTTACCTCAGCCACCAAACTTCGATTCTCGCCTGCCCTTAAACATCATGGGAGATTCACAGCGTGAGCGTCAACAGATGATACGACGCCACAACCGCGAGAAGACAGAGCTGCAGGCCCACACTCAGGACATGAAGAGCTCGGTCCCCAAGACCGACGAGAAGGGAAGAGAGCAGTTGCTCCTCGATGTGGCCCGCCTCGAGGCCGAGATGGAGCAGAAGCACCAGCAGGAGCTGGAGAAGTTCCAGGAGAGTTTCCCTGATAACAGCAACCACGATTCTGTCACTGAAGATCTGCCCAAGGTGGATCTCAAGAACGAGCCTCCTCACCTCTcgaaggcacagagagggtgcGAAAGAAAGGTGGCCCGAGAGGGAGAAAGCCAGGAGAGGGTGGCCGAGGCTGAGATGGAGCCTCTGGCCAGCTTCCGCCACGACGAGGAAATGGAGCTCGGCGCCATCCTGCGGGCCAGGAATCTGGAGATGCAGGTTATCCCGGCCGACGGCCACTGCATGTACCGTGCCATCCAACACCAGCTGGTGTCCTCCGTGACCGTGAATCGCCTGCGGAGGCTCACCGCCGAGTACATGCGGAACCATGTCGACGACTTCCTGCCCTTCTTCAGCAACCCCGAAGCCGGCATCGCCGGCAGCCGCGACGGCTTCTTGAGGTACTGCGACGACATCGTGCTCAGGGCGTCGTGGGGAAGCCAGCTGGAGCTGAGGGCCCTGTCGCACGTCTTGCAGACCCCCATCGAGGTGATCCAGGCCAACTCGCCCGCCGTCATCATGGGAGAGGAGTACACCAAGAAGCCAATCACCCTGGTCTACCACCGCTACTCCTACAGCTGCGGGGAGCACTACAGCTCGGTGAAGCCGCTCGGCGCCGGCTCCGTCAGCAGCGTGGCCCGGCGTCTCTTCTAGGCCCGCTGCCGCCATCGCCGCGGCGGCTGCCGTTGGAGCCGAAGCCGCCGGCGCCGCGTCTCCTCAGCaggctctgcttttttccttcgGTTTTCTCggggttttgtttattcatttcactCAGAGTTCACCCTCTctctccgcccccgcccccccttcttcctccctcgaTCTTCTGCCCTCCTCGATCGTCCCTGGGTTTCTTCTttcatggggtggggggaccgGAGGCCAGTGACCAGGAAGGGATCTGTACTGTCCTACCCTAGCGGGAGTGAGTTTGCCAAGTTCTCACCTTTCTTGCCCTGAAGGGTctctgccccgccccccacccatgAGAACTGGTCACGTTGCAAGTAACTTTGGGGTTCAAGAAATGGCAACTTGGTTTGATGCGTTCTTCACTTGGGGAAAAAAGTCAGTTTAGCTCAGAATCTTCCGGTTGCCCCGTGAATGTATTGATTACTTAAAGTTGGAGTTGATGTGAATGAAATGATTTGGGAATGCCTTTTGCTtagttctttgggggaaaaaatgtatcgTGGGCTGTTTGGGGGTTTTGCTTTCCACTTCAACTGGGCTACTCAGGAGACGTCTCAAGTTACAAACAAGACCtcctctagtatttttttttttttttttttagctgcattgggtcttcgttgcagtgcgccggctctaggcacgcgggtttcagtagttatggtgtgtgggcttagtagttgtgacttgcaggctctagagcgcaggctcagaagttgtagcgcacaggcttagttgctctgcggcatgtggggtcttccccgaccagggctcgaacctgtgtccccgggattcttaaccactgagccaccaggggagccctagtattttgttttgttttttcataaaacCTTGTATGGTTGCAAATTAATTACAGTTGTTTAGATGTTTCCTGAACTCTAAATAATATTTGTTAACTTTAGAAGTTTAAATGTAAGCGTTAAATGTAGCAAGTAGATTTACCTAAACTGATAGGCTAGATAAGGTTTGTTCTAAGATGTGAAAGATCtcaatttaatttcctttattaaatataagaaagGGCATGACTTTATTCAAGTAGTTGATTCATTTCATTATATCTGCAATTGATGTGAAGTAAGAAGAGACAAACTGATAGGTAGTTTAACTTACTGTGAGGGGTGAGATCAACTAGTAAGTTTCCTTTATTCTCAGACATAAAAGGGTATAATTTTGTGCAAGTGGTTGGTCCACTTTGTTCTATCTACAACCGGTATGAATGTGAAAGATCTGAACTTAGTCGTTTTCCTTAATTCTTAGagataaaaagtatttaaagagagatttttaaaagtattaaaggaGTTGATTCATTTTGTCATATCTGCAACTGgtatgaagcaaaaaaaaaaaaagtgagcaatATACTTTTGTTGATATTTTAGACTTGTTGATATCTtgaatttgccaaaaaaaaagtaaaagtgaaatgatttgcagtaaacaattaaaaaaaaatttaacctttaGATCCTGTATTTCAGTGAGATTacttaaattgatttaaaaattctttgtacaccccaactgttctaaaataaaatatacaaaggggaaaaggggaacAGTAGtttgtttaaagaataaaagcagtttaaaaaatacctggttttcatttttgtatagcCGACTTAGTTCATATAGAGTTTGTATACCAGGATCGACTTCAGCAAAGGAATCCTGGAGGGTTAGGGaacaggagagaagggggaggacaCAGTGACAGATGAGGCTTTTGGAAGATGGAATGGGCCTGCAGCCTTGATGGTGGCCTGGAGTGCAATATCTCCCAGGGAAGGATTTAGGGAGTACCAAGATAGTTGAAGCTATCCTGAGTTGATGTTTCACTCAGTGAAAACATCATGAAATGGCTTCAGTTAAGGATGTTCTCATTGCTATGCATGAAAAAGAATTCTCACTTTCAAAAACTTGCCAGTCCAGGGCTAGTGGCAGGAGGGAAAGAAGtgccactgttttgtttttttttttgaaggcagggggtggtggggggggaatctgttttcaaaatacaaatatagAAATCCTGCCAGATAGCTCACTGTGTAAATGTGTGCATCAGATACATTTTCAGATAGCCAGCTGGCTGAGAAGAGGAAGTCCCTGAGAAAACTAGGTATTTGGATGCATTGTGAGAAGAGTGCCTTTTATAGGGATGAGAAAGCTGGCTGGGGAAGGAAGAATaggccaggaagggaggcatAATCTGTAGAAGGGGGCCTGGCTGGGAAAAGGGGTGAAAATTGGGGAAGGGGTCAGTCTAGGAGGATGAATGGGACGTGGCAGGGGAAAGGGGAACAGGCAGAAGAAGGGGAGACGGCGAGGTAAGGGAACCTGTGTGAACTGGGGCACAGGGTGAAGAAGGAGGCCAGGCTAGGAAGGGGATAATGGAGTGGGGGCTGCTTAGGGAAGGAGGACTTGGCTGGTCAAGGGAAAGAGGCTTAGTTGAGTTAGGGGGCAAAAGATGAGAAAGGAATCCTTGACTGTTAAAGGGGGAAAAGCCTGGGGAATGGCACCTGACCAGGGAAAGAGATCTGTCTGGGAAAGTAGGCTTAAGCTGGGGAGAAAGGCCTAGGCTGGGGAAGAggtgaggctggggaaggggcctGGATGTGGGAAGGGGCCTGTCTTGGAAAAGGAGCACAGACTTGACAGGGTGGCACAAGCTGAGGATGGGAGactggctgggctgggggaggttCGGGGGTGCAAATATCCTGGCAGGGAAAGGTGGCCTGCCTGGGGAGGGGCTCTGGCGGGGGAatggggcctgggagggaggcacaGGCTAGGAAAGGAACCTAGCAGGAGAGGTGGCGGAAGAGGTTCGAATGCTGAGACCGACATAGGCTGGGCGTGGGATAATAGGCGGGTTGATGGACCTGGTTGGAAGAGGGGGATTAGCAGGTGGAGAGGGCCTGCTAGGGCAGGGATCCTGCCTGGGAACGAAGGCGTGTGTCCTGGCTGAGGGAGGGCACATGGTTGAGGAAAGGGACCTAGCTGGGGGCACAGGCTAGGGATGGCGGGAAGGTCTGGCTGAGGAGGGGGAATAAGCTAGGGAAGGGGTTTGGTTGAGGAAGGGGTATACCGCTTGAGGAAAGGGACCTTACTGGGAAGGAGGCCCGCCTGGGAAAATGAGCTTAGACTGGGGGAGAGGCTGTAGGTCCCTGGGTGAAGAGAGCCTGGCTGTGGGGAGGAGTCTGGCTGGGAAAGAGTTCCCAGctgggggcgtgtgtgtgtgtgtgtgtgtgtgtgtgtgtgtgtgtgtgtgtgtgaaggggtcCTGGCAGGGAAACGTCACATGGTCGGGGAGGGGACTTTACTGGTGATGGAGAGCTGAGAGAGGAGGATGCTTGGCCAGGGAAGGAGGCACTGGCTATGAAAGGCCAGTGAAGGGGGAACTCCTCGGAAAAGTGGTCCAgctgaaaagggaaaagactgGGCACAAGCACCTGGCTGTCAGAAGGAGGCCCTTTCTGGAGAAGGGGTCCCGTGAGGGCAAGGGGACAAAGGGGTGAAAAGGGGCCTTGCCTGGGGAAGGGTAGCCTGGCTAAGGAGGCTGTCAACAGGGTCTCAGGCTGGGGAACAGGCCCTGGCTGGGTGAGGGGCCAGCGAGCAGAAGGGTCCTGCATGGGGAATAAGACAGGCTGGGGTTGAGgcctgcctggggaggggaggctggcagCATAGGATGGTAAAGAGGCTGGGCTGTGGCCCGGGGTGGGAAAACTTCCAGGTAAGTGGCTAGAGGCTGGAGAGTTGGACACAGGCTGGTAAGATGGCTGGTTTAGAAAGGGGGCCAATCCAAAGA from Balaenoptera musculus isolate JJ_BM4_2016_0621 chromosome X, mBalMus1.pri.v3, whole genome shotgun sequence carries:
- the OTUD6A gene encoding OTU domain-containing protein 6A produces the protein MGDSQRERQQMIRRHNREKTELQAHTQDMKSSVPKTDEKGREQLLLDVARLEAEMEQKHQQELEKFQESFPDNSNHDSVTEDLPKVDLKNEPPHLSKAQRGCERKVAREGESQERVAEAEMEPLASFRHDEEMELGAILRARNLEMQVIPADGHCMYRAIQHQLVSSVTVNRLRRLTAEYMRNHVDDFLPFFSNPEAGIAGSRDGFLRYCDDIVLRASWGSQLELRALSHVLQTPIEVIQANSPAVIMGEEYTKKPITLVYHRYSYSCGEHYSSVKPLGAGSVSSVARRLF
- the LOC118888152 gene encoding LOW QUALITY PROTEIN: elongation factor 1-gamma-like (The sequence of the model RefSeq protein was modified relative to this genomic sequence to represent the inferred CDS: substituted 1 base at 1 genomic stop codon) — encoded protein: MAAGTLYTYPENWRAFKALIAAQYSGAQVHVLSAPPHFHFGQTNRTPEFLRKFPAGKVPAFEGDDGFCVFESNAIAYYVGNEELRGSTPEAAAQVVQGVSFADSDIVPTASTWVFPTLGIMHHNKQATENAKEEVRRILGLLDAHLKTRTFLVGERVTLADITVFCTVLWLYKQVLEPSFRQAFPNTNRWFLTCINQPQFREVLGEVKLCEEMAQFDAKKFAESQPKKDIPRKEKASREEKQKPQAEQKEEKKTAAPATEEELDECEQALAAEPEAKDPFAHLPKSTFVLDEFKRKYSNEDTLSVALPYFWEHFDKDGWSLWYSEYSFPEELTQTFMSCNLITGMLQRLDKLRKNAFASVILFGTNNSSSISGVWVFXGQELALPLSPDWQVHYEPHTWQKLDPSSEETQTLVREYFSWDGAFQHVSKAFNQGKIFK